A genome region from Coriobacteriia bacterium includes the following:
- a CDS encoding GNAT family N-acetyltransferase: MSTRIEMLHEVRDEDLLRAAATLARAFEHDPVWARAFEGVPRETMAAWFEGPIRYCREFGRVYATSERLEGIAGVVPGEYARMTMRRAMRAGTMKMAPRMGLQLMMRAPRMMRMFAPLDSDRKRHMGARAFTYVMIVGVDPEHQRQGHGGALLRALMEESDRMGIPLYLETETEENRQMYEHYGFDLLSEIALPVVGLPMWEMLREPALSR, from the coding sequence ATGTCCACAAGAATCGAGATGCTCCACGAGGTGCGCGACGAGGACCTGCTCCGTGCTGCAGCGACGTTGGCGCGCGCATTCGAGCATGATCCTGTCTGGGCCAGAGCATTCGAGGGTGTGCCTCGGGAGACGATGGCGGCTTGGTTCGAGGGTCCGATTCGCTACTGCCGGGAGTTCGGGCGCGTCTACGCGACCTCAGAGAGGCTTGAAGGAATCGCTGGGGTGGTGCCCGGTGAGTATGCGCGTATGACCATGAGGCGCGCGATGCGGGCGGGCACCATGAAGATGGCCCCGCGCATGGGGCTGCAGCTGATGATGCGCGCGCCAAGAATGATGCGCATGTTCGCGCCCCTCGACTCCGACCGAAAGAGGCATATGGGTGCGCGAGCGTTCACCTATGTCATGATCGTCGGCGTGGACCCCGAGCATCAACGGCAGGGACACGGCGGCGCGCTGCTTCGAGCGCTCATGGAGGAAAGCGACCGGATGGGGATCCCGTTGTACCTAGAGACGGAGACCGAGGAGAACCGACAGATGTACGAGCACTACGGCTTCGATCTCCTCAGCGAGATCGCGCTTCCCGTCGTCGGGCTTCCCATGTGGGAGATGTTGAGGGAGCCGGCACTGTCGCGATGA
- a CDS encoding MBL fold metallo-hydrolase, producing the protein MVSGIRRIDFGVNCYLIDAEGGYILIDTSFPSKQDKLDAELAAAGCGPDGLRLIVLTHGDVDHAGNSAHLRRTLHAPIAIHRNDAEMVRSGDMGSGRKDQPDRHTIAFRILTRGSGLLNKFMGAGEGFEAFEPDVLLEDGQDLSVYGLDARVVHLPGHSSGSIGVVTGDGDLFCGDLLVNVTKPSVHFYIDDLARADESIRKLNGLGVETVHPGHGKPFPLAQLPTQGRSRGRFLRS; encoded by the coding sequence ATGGTCAGCGGAATCCGCAGGATCGACTTCGGCGTGAACTGCTATCTCATCGATGCTGAGGGCGGCTACATCCTCATCGACACGAGCTTCCCGAGCAAGCAGGACAAGCTAGACGCCGAACTCGCCGCGGCAGGTTGCGGGCCCGATGGACTGCGCCTCATCGTCCTGACCCACGGCGATGTCGATCATGCGGGCAACAGTGCACATCTTCGCCGCACTCTGCATGCCCCCATCGCGATTCATCGCAACGACGCCGAGATGGTGCGCAGCGGGGACATGGGCTCAGGCAGGAAGGACCAGCCCGACAGACACACGATCGCATTCAGGATCCTGACACGGGGCTCGGGGCTGCTGAACAAGTTCATGGGGGCGGGCGAGGGTTTCGAGGCTTTCGAGCCCGACGTGCTCCTAGAGGACGGGCAGGATCTCTCAGTCTATGGGCTCGACGCACGCGTGGTGCATCTTCCGGGCCATTCAAGCGGATCAATAGGCGTCGTCACGGGCGACGGCGACCTGTTCTGCGGCGATTTGCTCGTGAACGTGACGAAGCCCTCAGTCCATTTCTACATAGACGACCTAGCCCGGGCGGATGAGAGTATTCGTAAGCTGAACGGCCTCGGGGTCGAGACCGTTCACCCCGGGCACGGCAAGCCGTTCCCGCTCGCACAGTTGCCGACCCAGGGCCGATCACGCGGTCGCTTCTTGCGGTCGTGA
- the glsA gene encoding glutaminase A has product MTIRRRDTDDETVSRFVSTGRLPTADLVRSYVAEAHDRYLSTTGGANSQVYPALAEAEPDLFGICIVGVDGQEYAAGDVDAGFAIMSGAKPFVFALVCMAIGSEEARNLIGMNATGLPFNSLAAVERDAQGKTNPMVNAGAITATSLVPGDTPEDKWTVIQDGLSRFAGRPLFLDEGVLRSASATNHRNRAIVNLLRAYGKPYCDPDVALDLYTKQSALLVTARDLAVMGATLAHGGVNPFTGEQVVGTEACRHTLAAMITAGLYETSGDWLWDVGLPGKSGIGGGIMTVSPGKGGLGTFSPPLDAAGNSVRGQAVARFLSCRLGLDLLASPS; this is encoded by the coding sequence ATGACGATAAGACGACGAGACACCGATGACGAGACCGTCTCGCGATTCGTGTCGACCGGCCGTTTGCCCACGGCCGATCTGGTCCGGTCGTACGTCGCAGAAGCACACGACCGGTATCTATCCACCACGGGCGGCGCCAACTCCCAAGTCTATCCGGCTCTGGCGGAAGCGGAGCCCGACCTCTTCGGCATCTGCATCGTCGGCGTCGATGGTCAGGAGTATGCGGCAGGGGATGTGGACGCCGGCTTCGCGATCATGAGCGGCGCCAAGCCCTTCGTGTTCGCGCTTGTCTGCATGGCCATCGGATCCGAGGAAGCGCGGAATCTGATCGGCATGAATGCCACGGGTCTGCCGTTCAACTCACTGGCGGCCGTCGAGCGTGATGCTCAAGGCAAGACGAATCCAATGGTCAACGCGGGCGCCATCACTGCGACCAGTCTGGTTCCCGGCGACACGCCCGAAGACAAGTGGACCGTCATCCAGGACGGGCTGTCGCGCTTTGCCGGGCGGCCGCTCTTCCTCGACGAAGGGGTGTTGCGTTCCGCCTCGGCGACCAACCATCGCAATCGGGCTATCGTCAACCTGCTCCGAGCTTATGGCAAGCCCTATTGCGACCCGGATGTGGCTTTGGATCTCTACACCAAGCAGAGCGCGCTGCTCGTGACCGCGAGGGATCTTGCGGTGATGGGGGCGACACTCGCGCACGGCGGCGTGAACCCGTTCACCGGGGAGCAGGTGGTCGGCACGGAAGCGTGTCGTCACACCCTGGCGGCGATGATCACCGCGGGCCTCTACGAGACGTCCGGGGACTGGCTGTGGGACGTTGGCCTTCCTGGCAAGAGCGGCATCGGTGGTGGCATCATGACCGTGTCGCCCGGGAAGGGTGGGCTCGGGACATTCTCGCCTCCGCTGGACGCCGCGGGTAACAGTGTCAGGGGCCAGGCAGTCGCGCGCTTTCTCTCGTGCCGGCTGGGACTGGACCTTCTGGCTTCGCCGAGTTAG
- a CDS encoding MFS transporter, producing MNTRTDSWLRTFLIIFTGQAFSLLGSSAVNFSLVWWLTAETGSASILAYASIAAILPQALLGPIAGPFIDRWDRRLTMIAADLMIAATSVWLLLAFAEGAPSVTAIMLTIGLRSACAAFHTPASQAAVPMYVPSDQLMRVAGWNFFMSSGVAMAGPVLGAFMMAATSVSVVMMVDILGAGIAVASLLMVRIPNPQRDESDSEHIDFVVEFVDGWRELIRHRGLFDLTLVLAMVTLLYMPLNALFPLMTFSHFGGDAAAASYVEVAFGAGMLVGSMAIGVMSQRYSGVQLIGAGILLVGGMLAASGLLPTSAFWVFVLMCVAMGFSVPLFGAPITAMFQGLIDPTKLGRVMSLYMTIAMLAAPIGLLVAGPLAERVGVAWWFAISGVLIAVMGLLVWLLPAVRELDAAMVLATSEPAADK from the coding sequence ATGAATACTCGAACTGACAGCTGGCTCCGCACTTTCCTCATCATCTTTACCGGGCAGGCTTTCTCCCTACTGGGGAGTTCCGCGGTCAACTTCTCACTCGTGTGGTGGCTGACCGCTGAGACCGGTTCTGCATCGATCCTCGCGTATGCCTCGATAGCGGCCATCCTGCCGCAGGCCCTTCTCGGACCAATCGCTGGCCCCTTCATCGACCGATGGGATCGACGACTCACGATGATCGCCGCGGATCTGATGATCGCGGCAACGAGTGTCTGGCTCTTGCTCGCGTTCGCAGAAGGTGCACCGTCGGTCACGGCCATCATGCTCACTATCGGGCTGCGGTCCGCGTGTGCCGCCTTCCACACTCCGGCGAGCCAGGCGGCGGTTCCCATGTATGTGCCTTCGGACCAGCTGATGCGAGTCGCCGGATGGAACTTCTTCATGAGCTCGGGTGTGGCGATGGCCGGACCGGTGCTGGGGGCCTTCATGATGGCGGCCACGTCGGTCTCGGTAGTCATGATGGTCGACATTCTCGGGGCTGGGATTGCCGTCGCATCGCTCCTGATGGTACGCATTCCCAACCCCCAGAGAGATGAGAGCGATTCAGAGCACATCGACTTCGTCGTCGAGTTCGTCGATGGCTGGCGAGAGCTGATTCGACACAGAGGGCTGTTCGATCTGACGCTCGTGCTCGCGATGGTCACGCTTCTGTATATGCCGCTCAACGCGCTGTTCCCGTTGATGACGTTCTCGCACTTCGGCGGAGATGCGGCCGCTGCGAGCTACGTCGAGGTCGCGTTCGGGGCGGGGATGCTCGTCGGGTCGATGGCGATCGGCGTGATGTCACAGCGCTACTCAGGAGTTCAGCTTATCGGCGCGGGCATCCTTCTTGTCGGCGGCATGCTCGCGGCTTCTGGCCTGCTCCCGACATCTGCGTTCTGGGTCTTCGTTTTGATGTGCGTGGCGATGGGCTTCTCGGTTCCGCTCTTCGGCGCTCCGATCACGGCGATGTTTCAAGGGCTCATCGACCCAACGAAGCTAGGGCGTGTCATGTCGCTCTACATGACCATCGCCATGCTTGCGGCACCGATCGGGTTGCTGGTGGCCGGTCCGCTGGCAGAACGGGTGGGTGTGGCTTGGTGGTTCGCGATCTCGGGCGTGCTCATTGCGGTGATGGGGCTCTTGGTCTGGCTACTCCCGGCGGTTCGCGAGCTCGATGCGGCCATGGTCCTTGCGACCTCCGAACCGGCGGCTGACAAGTAG
- a CDS encoding SDR family oxidoreductase: MVDTGLSGRVALVTGANHGIGAAIAVALAREGARVLITYLRQSPDVYMVAPEDAEAAASPGSAYYAREIAQTSESVEAAIAAFGGVCAAREADLADAQSIPLLFDAAESEWAGVDILVNNAALAIPDTFLPDSILGDEATFADEYTLRTLTVEGHEEHFAVNSRAVALMMAEFARRSIKRGGTWGRIINISTDGSYCHPSNVSYGASKHAAESFTRSAAVELGPYGITVNAISPGAVQTGWMTPEFERDIAAGYPLGRIGQPEDIADAAVFLASEQAGWITGQILNVGGGNRM, translated from the coding sequence ATGGTTGACACGGGGCTATCAGGTCGGGTCGCTCTGGTGACCGGCGCGAATCACGGAATCGGCGCGGCGATAGCCGTGGCACTGGCGCGCGAAGGCGCGAGGGTGCTCATCACGTACTTGCGCCAGAGTCCCGACGTCTACATGGTCGCCCCCGAGGACGCGGAGGCCGCAGCGAGTCCAGGAAGCGCCTACTATGCCCGCGAGATCGCACAGACGTCCGAATCCGTGGAGGCCGCGATCGCCGCATTCGGCGGCGTATGCGCAGCGCGCGAAGCCGACCTCGCAGACGCACAATCGATTCCGCTGCTGTTCGACGCGGCGGAGAGTGAGTGGGCGGGTGTCGACATCCTGGTGAACAATGCGGCACTCGCTATCCCTGACACGTTTCTTCCTGATTCGATCCTCGGCGATGAAGCCACATTCGCGGACGAATACACCCTCAGGACCCTGACTGTTGAGGGCCACGAGGAGCACTTCGCCGTCAACAGCCGTGCGGTCGCGCTGATGATGGCCGAGTTTGCACGGCGCTCCATTAAGCGTGGCGGCACATGGGGTCGCATCATCAACATATCCACCGACGGGTCTTACTGTCATCCGTCGAACGTTTCGTACGGTGCGAGCAAGCACGCAGCTGAGAGCTTCACCCGCTCTGCTGCCGTTGAGCTCGGCCCCTACGGAATCACCGTGAATGCGATCTCGCCCGGTGCGGTTCAGACCGGCTGGATGACCCCCGAGTTCGAACGCGATATCGCCGCTGGCTACCCGCTTGGCCGAATCGGACAACCAGAGGACATCGCGGATGCAGCGGTCTTTCTGGCCTCGGAGCAGGCCGGGTGGATCACGGGACAGATCCTGAACGTTGGTGGCGGGAATCGGATGTGA
- a CDS encoding GDSL-type esterase/lipase family protein, with protein sequence MRGARATVALLVASLCVGTACTAPRQSGSTPDVVIVGFGDSIVYGSNYPKPWLYTLLERLTSVPITYVPEWPWDWDAPSTRHDRWYESGGVRVYNSGIDGNTTAQLLSRFEEDVAAVKPDSCLILGGTNDIFRGVPLSTIEANLTQLYDDCAEAGITPVACTLTPVKQGFLLGDSADADALNSSIDTLNAWIRTHCAERSIAVVDFNTVLKADPATYLQDDGIHPSEAGHDAMGRSVDLAVLGLAR encoded by the coding sequence GTGAGGGGAGCACGCGCGACAGTGGCCTTGCTCGTCGCGAGTCTGTGTGTCGGCACGGCGTGCACCGCGCCCCGCCAGTCGGGCTCGACTCCCGATGTTGTCATCGTGGGTTTCGGCGACAGCATAGTGTATGGCTCCAACTACCCGAAGCCCTGGCTGTACACCCTGCTTGAGCGCCTCACCAGCGTCCCGATCACGTACGTGCCGGAGTGGCCTTGGGACTGGGATGCTCCAAGCACTCGCCATGACCGCTGGTATGAATCGGGCGGCGTGCGCGTCTACAACAGCGGTATCGATGGAAACACAACCGCGCAGCTGCTCTCTCGGTTCGAAGAGGACGTCGCGGCGGTGAAGCCCGACAGCTGTCTGATTCTCGGCGGGACGAACGACATCTTTCGAGGCGTTCCCCTCTCCACTATCGAGGCCAATCTCACCCAGCTCTACGACGACTGCGCCGAAGCCGGCATCACTCCGGTCGCGTGCACCCTGACGCCGGTCAAGCAGGGGTTCCTCCTCGGCGACTCTGCTGATGCGGATGCCCTCAACTCGTCGATCGACACACTCAACGCGTGGATCAGGACTCACTGCGCGGAGCGCAGCATCGCCGTCGTTGACTTCAATACCGTGCTGAAGGCGGATCCGGCGACCTACCTTCAGGATGACGGCATTCACCCCAGCGAGGCGGGCCATGATGCAATGGGTCGCTCAGTAGACCTGGCTGTGCTGGGCCTTGCTCGTTAG